The Dehalococcoidales bacterium genomic sequence GGCGGGCTGAAGAGCAGGTAAGTGCGAGGGATTTAGTGAAATGCTGACCAGGAGGATTATCCCCTGCCTCGACGTCACGGACGGACGAGTTGTCAAAGGGACCAGCTTCGTGGAGCACCGCGACGCCGGCGACCCGGTTGAGCTTGCCCGCCATTACTACGAAGAAGGCGCTGACGAACTGGTCTTCCTGGATATCACGGCGACACCTGAGGAACGGAACACGATGGTCAACGTGGTGGAACGGGTTGCCGAGCAGGTCTTTATGCCCCTGACGGTGGGTGGAGGACTGCGCGGTATTGATGATATGCGGCGTATGCTCATGGCCGGTGCCGACAAGGTGGCCATAGAATCGGCGGCGGTGCTCAATCCCGGCCTGATAACCGAAGGTGCCCGTAAATTCGGCAGCCAGTGCATCGTGGTATCAATCGATGCCAAGAGAGTGGCCGGGAGCAGCCCACCTCGCTGGGAGGTATACGTCTACAGCGGGCAGAGACCCACCGGGAAGGACGCCGTGGACTGGGCACGGAAGGCGGTTCAGCTTGGTGCCGGAGAAATACTGCTCAATAGTATGGATGCCGATGGTACCCAGGCGGGCTACGACCTGGAGCTGCTCCGCACCGTCTCGGAACTGGTCACGGTGCCGGTTGTCGCCAGCGGCGGCGCCGGGACACCGGAAGACCTCTACCAGGCCCTGGTACTGGGCAGGGCTGATGCTGTCCTTGCCGCCAGCATCTTCCACTACGGCATGTACTCCATTCGGGACACCAAGGAGTATCTCGCTGAGCGGGGTATCCCGGTCCGGCTCCACAAAGGACTGAAGAATAGCGGGTGATGACCCGTAGGGTCAAACTTCGTGTCTGTCGGTAGACAAGCTCGATACACTTCAGGACTGGCAGTGCCGACAGAAACGCTGTATCATGTATGGAAAGAGCCAACATGAGGGAGAATAAGATGGAAAACAGAAATGCCGAGGGCAAGGAATACGTCCTCAAGATGGCTAAGGAGCATAACGTCAAGTTCATCTGGCTGTGGTTTACCGATATCCTTGGTGTGCTGAAGAGCTTCGCTATCGACATCAATGAGCTGGAAGTCGCCCTGGAAGAAGGGATGGGCTTCGATGGCTCCTCAATCGAGGGCTTTGCCCGAATCGACGAAAGCGACATGATTGCCCTGCCTGACCCGGATACATTCCGCCTGGTACCGTGGCGACCCCGTGAGCACAATGCTGTGGCGCGGATGTTCTGTGATATTCACCACCCCAGCGGAGACCCATTCGAGGGAGACCCCCGTTACATCCTGAAGCGGAACCTGAAACGTGCCGCCGATATGGGCTATACCTTTTACGTGGGACCGGAGCTGGAGTACTTCTACTTCAAAGACGACAAGGGTACGGAGCCCCTGGATAAGGGCGGCTACTTTGACCTCACCCCGATGGATGCCGCCACCGACCTCAGGCGCGAGACGGTACTGATTCTCGAGCAGATGGGTATCGATGTCGAGTACTCCCACCACGAAGTCGCTCA encodes the following:
- the hisF gene encoding imidazole glycerol phosphate synthase subunit HisF translates to MLTRRIIPCLDVTDGRVVKGTSFVEHRDAGDPVELARHYYEEGADELVFLDITATPEERNTMVNVVERVAEQVFMPLTVGGGLRGIDDMRRMLMAGADKVAIESAAVLNPGLITEGARKFGSQCIVVSIDAKRVAGSSPPRWEVYVYSGQRPTGKDAVDWARKAVQLGAGEILLNSMDADGTQAGYDLELLRTVSELVTVPVVASGGAGTPEDLYQALVLGRADAVLAASIFHYGMYSIRDTKEYLAERGIPVRLHKGLKNSG